A single region of the Pseudomonas sp. GGS8 genome encodes:
- a CDS encoding adhesin, which yields MFKKLAITVPMTLLALSSSMAFASEQARSAINISAFIPTEVFHAQPVNPDFGKDEKMSYNVITELLSPLRAAYDIRHTLGSVHAYVEGGPQPLFNGTDNIRMTYTFNGVVLGGLPKEVVGDTESNAGMRADLVITPSAPLVAQRGLYTANPVVVFDAVPRI from the coding sequence ATGTTCAAGAAGCTTGCAATCACCGTTCCGATGACCCTTCTGGCCCTCAGCTCTTCGATGGCGTTCGCTTCGGAACAAGCGCGTTCGGCCATCAACATCAGCGCTTTTATTCCTACCGAAGTATTCCACGCCCAACCGGTGAATCCTGACTTCGGTAAAGATGAAAAAATGTCCTACAACGTGATAACCGAGCTCTTGAGCCCGCTGCGTGCGGCTTACGATATCCGCCACACTCTCGGTTCGGTCCATGCTTATGTGGAAGGTGGTCCGCAACCGCTGTTCAACGGCACCGACAACATCCGGATGACCTACACCTTCAACGGCGTAGTCTTGGGCGGTCTTCCTAAAGAAGTGGTCGGCGATACCGAATCCAACGCGGGCATGCGGGCTGATCTGGTGATTACCCCTTCCGCGCCGCTTGTCGCTCAAAGAGGTCTTTACACGGCCAATCCAGTCGTGGTCTTCGATGCCGTTCCGCGCATCTGA
- a CDS encoding Pr6Pr family membrane protein, with translation MVIPSTARRRCVAVAAILGWVGLSIQLYLILYARWSIAASLLGGLVSFFSFFTVLTNTLVAVVLTCELTSRESAARRWFLQPWVSSAIAVSIAVVGLAYSLLLRHLWHPEGWQWLADELMHDVMPLLFLVYWWCCVPKGTLRVGHIGRWVIYPLVYFAYSLLRGHELAVYPYPFIDVDKLGYPQVFMNAAGLLAGFVLISLLVIGLDRWRTDRK, from the coding sequence ATGGTCATACCCTCGACCGCGAGGCGTCGTTGTGTTGCCGTGGCGGCGATTCTGGGCTGGGTGGGTTTAAGCATTCAGCTGTACCTGATTCTCTATGCCCGCTGGAGTATCGCGGCCAGTCTGTTGGGCGGGCTGGTGAGCTTTTTCAGTTTTTTCACTGTGCTGACCAATACGCTGGTGGCGGTGGTGCTGACCTGTGAACTGACGTCCCGCGAGTCAGCGGCGCGACGCTGGTTTTTGCAGCCGTGGGTGAGCAGTGCCATTGCGGTGAGCATTGCTGTCGTCGGTTTGGCGTACAGCCTGTTGTTGCGCCATTTATGGCATCCCGAAGGCTGGCAATGGCTGGCCGATGAGCTGATGCATGACGTCATGCCGCTGCTGTTCCTGGTGTATTGGTGGTGCTGTGTGCCCAAGGGCACGTTGCGGGTTGGGCATATCGGCCGGTGGGTGATTTACCCGCTGGTGTATTTCGCCTATTCGCTGCTGCGTGGACATGAGTTGGCGGTCTATCCCTATCCATTCATTGATGTGGACAAGTTGGGTTATCCACAGGTGTTTATGAATGCCGCAGGATTGCTGGCGGGGTTTGTGCTGATCTCATTGCTGGTGATCGGGTTGGATCGGTGGCGCACGGATCGCAAGTGA
- a CDS encoding PadR family transcriptional regulator: protein MRDHHSHRDHGDSRDGFEKRPGPGRERGGRGPRVFAPGDLKLLLLALIAEQPCHGYDLIRQIESMFDGAYSPSPGVIYPTLTFLEESEMILGDAEGGKKRYSVTDAGRLSLSEQAIALDGVRMRIEVSKRSLRGHDRPAEIHEAVHNLRHALQMHHGRWSPEEILRVRDLLNNTAKAIVDGPAVQPVQEKAE, encoded by the coding sequence ATGAGAGACCATCATTCCCATCGAGACCACGGCGACAGCCGTGACGGCTTCGAAAAACGTCCTGGCCCCGGCCGCGAACGCGGCGGTCGTGGCCCGCGCGTATTTGCCCCCGGCGACCTGAAACTGCTGCTACTGGCGCTGATTGCCGAGCAGCCCTGCCACGGCTATGACCTGATCCGCCAGATCGAAAGCATGTTCGACGGCGCCTACAGCCCCAGCCCCGGCGTGATCTACCCGACCCTGACCTTTCTTGAAGAAAGCGAAATGATCCTGGGCGATGCCGAGGGCGGCAAAAAACGCTACAGCGTCACCGACGCCGGACGTCTGTCATTAAGCGAGCAGGCGATTGCCCTGGACGGTGTGCGCATGCGCATCGAAGTCAGCAAACGTTCATTACGCGGCCATGATCGTCCCGCCGAGATCCACGAAGCGGTTCACAACCTGCGTCACGCCTTGCAAATGCACCATGGTCGCTGGAGCCCGGAAGAAATCCTGCGGGTGCGCGACCTGCTCAACAACACCGCCAAAGCCATCGTCGACGGCCCTGCCGTTCAACCCGTTCAGGAGAAAGCCGAATGA
- a CDS encoding PLP-dependent aminotransferase family protein, which translates to MWVPQLSEFNQPMYLSIADALARDISNGVLNEGDRLPTLRELATTLNVTPGTISRAYSEAHRRRLVQGEVGRGTYVLNQKQLELPASNSAASLNLGQSELLDLSIIKPYSETLEYWLRGALVGMAKSTDFADALDYAPDGGHPAHREAGAQWLRHSLPDAQWQQVVITAGAQHGLMVAMSALTNAGDLVLCEALCYPGIISLAHGLERRLRGVPMDDEGIIPEALRELCQREKPAMLVCVATCQNPTAAIMSQKRRAQIAALAEEFDFIILDDDIYGFLATDPSIKPLSAFAPDRSVYLTSLSKSVMPALRIGYLYSPPKLLSRLTSMVRSSVWMPSPLTAQLASNVITEGLDRKLIRIQRNEAAGRQAIAQEIFANFELKTQPYSYHIWLTLPEPWTCDEFTMLARANGVLVLSGTQFQAERSGITRCVRLVLMSPTSQDELRFALTKLASLIDSDPRRYY; encoded by the coding sequence ATGTGGGTCCCTCAGCTAAGCGAATTCAACCAGCCGATGTATTTGTCGATTGCCGACGCGTTGGCGCGCGATATCAGCAACGGCGTGTTGAACGAAGGTGATCGTCTGCCGACCCTGCGGGAGCTGGCCACCACGCTGAATGTCACGCCCGGTACCATCAGCCGTGCCTACAGCGAAGCCCATCGGCGGCGTCTGGTGCAGGGGGAAGTAGGGCGCGGTACTTATGTGCTCAACCAGAAGCAGTTGGAATTGCCGGCCAGCAACAGTGCCGCCTCGCTGAATCTTGGGCAGTCTGAGTTACTGGACCTTTCGATCATCAAGCCTTACAGCGAAACCCTGGAATACTGGTTGCGCGGAGCCTTGGTGGGCATGGCCAAAAGTACGGATTTTGCCGATGCCCTCGATTACGCACCCGATGGCGGTCATCCGGCTCATCGCGAGGCGGGCGCGCAATGGCTGCGCCATTCGTTGCCCGATGCACAATGGCAGCAAGTGGTGATCACCGCCGGCGCCCAGCATGGTTTGATGGTCGCGATGAGTGCGCTGACCAACGCCGGTGATCTGGTGCTCTGCGAGGCGCTTTGCTACCCCGGCATCATTTCCCTTGCCCATGGACTGGAACGACGTCTGCGTGGCGTACCCATGGACGATGAAGGGATCATTCCCGAAGCGCTGCGTGAACTGTGTCAGCGTGAGAAACCGGCGATGCTGGTCTGCGTGGCGACCTGTCAGAACCCGACGGCCGCGATCATGTCGCAAAAACGTCGAGCGCAAATCGCGGCGTTGGCCGAGGAGTTCGACTTCATCATTCTGGACGATGACATCTACGGTTTTCTGGCCACCGACCCGTCGATCAAACCGCTGTCGGCGTTTGCCCCGGATCGTTCGGTGTACCTGACCAGTCTGTCGAAGTCGGTTATGCCGGCCTTGCGGATTGGCTATCTCTATAGCCCGCCGAAACTGCTGTCGCGCCTGACCTCCATGGTGCGCAGCAGCGTCTGGATGCCGTCGCCATTGACCGCTCAGTTGGCGAGCAATGTGATCACGGAGGGGTTGGATAGAAAGCTGATCCGCATTCAGCGCAACGAGGCCGCCGGGCGGCAGGCGATCGCTCAGGAAATCTTCGCCAATTTCGAGCTCAAGACCCAGCCGTATTCCTACCACATCTGGTTGACGTTGCCCGAGCCCTGGACCTGCGACGAATTCACCATGCTGGCCCGTGCCAACGGTGTGCTGGTGCTCAGTGGCACCCAGTTCCAGGCCGAACGTAGCGGCATTACCCGCTGTGTGCGATTGGTGTTGATGTCGCCTACCAGCCAGGACGAGTTGAGGTTTGCCCTGACCAAGCTTGCCAGTCTGATCGATTCGGACCCGCGTCGTTATTACTGA
- the glyA gene encoding serine hydroxymethyltransferase gives MSLQNLDPTLARLIGRERNRQETHLELIASENYVSEEVLEAQGSVLTNKYAEGYPGKRYYGGCKVVDEIENLAIERACKLFGCEYANVQPHSGSQANQAVFLAVLNPGDTILGMSLADGGHLTHGASVNFSGKFYTAYSYGLEKHSETLDYAQMEALAREHRPKMIIAGASAYSRTIDFQRFRNICDEIGAYLMVDMAHYAGLIAAGLYPSPVGIADFVTSTTHKTLRGPRGGLILAKREHAALLDKTIFPVYQGGPLMHVIAAKAAAFNEALGDEFKHYQQRVIDNARTMANILTRRGLRVVSGGTDCHMFLLDLRAKNITGKDAEALLESAHITLNKNAIPDDPQKPAITSGIRIGTPALTTRGFGEAECAEVANLIADLLEQPNNAALLDNVRRRVMHLCECFPVYLLN, from the coding sequence ATGAGCCTGCAGAATCTAGACCCCACCCTCGCTCGCCTGATCGGCCGCGAACGCAACCGCCAGGAAACCCACCTGGAGTTGATCGCCTCGGAAAACTACGTCAGCGAAGAAGTGCTGGAAGCCCAAGGTTCGGTGCTGACCAACAAGTACGCCGAAGGCTATCCAGGCAAGCGCTATTACGGTGGCTGTAAAGTGGTCGACGAGATTGAAAACCTCGCCATCGAACGGGCCTGCAAGCTGTTTGGTTGCGAATATGCCAACGTCCAGCCGCACTCCGGCTCCCAGGCCAACCAGGCCGTGTTTCTCGCTGTGCTCAACCCTGGCGACACGATTCTGGGAATGTCCCTGGCCGATGGCGGCCACTTGACCCATGGCGCCTCGGTAAACTTCTCCGGCAAGTTCTACACCGCTTACTCTTACGGTCTGGAAAAACACAGCGAAACCCTCGACTACGCCCAGATGGAAGCCCTGGCCCGGGAACACCGGCCGAAAATGATCATTGCCGGTGCCTCGGCGTATTCCAGGACCATCGACTTCCAGCGCTTTCGCAACATCTGCGATGAAATCGGGGCATACCTGATGGTCGACATGGCGCACTACGCCGGGCTCATCGCAGCCGGCCTGTACCCCTCGCCGGTCGGCATTGCCGACTTCGTCACCTCGACCACGCATAAAACGCTGCGCGGCCCACGGGGCGGTCTGATCCTGGCTAAACGCGAACATGCGGCGTTGCTCGACAAGACGATATTCCCGGTCTATCAAGGTGGACCTCTGATGCACGTCATCGCCGCCAAGGCCGCCGCGTTCAACGAAGCACTCGGTGATGAGTTCAAACACTATCAGCAACGCGTCATCGACAACGCCAGGACCATGGCGAACATCCTTACTCGACGGGGCCTGCGGGTGGTGTCAGGTGGCACCGACTGCCACATGTTCCTGCTCGATCTGCGCGCGAAGAACATCACCGGGAAAGATGCCGAGGCGTTGCTCGAGAGCGCCCACATCACCTTGAACAAGAACGCGATCCCCGACGATCCGCAAAAACCTGCAATCACCAGCGGCATTCGCATTGGCACACCCGCCCTGACCACGCGGGGTTTCGGCGAAGCCGAATGCGCCGAAGTGGCCAACCTGATTGCCGATCTGCTTGAGCAACCGAACAATGCGGCGCTGCTGGACAACGTCCGTCGACGGGTGATGCATTTGTGTGAATGTTTCCCGGTCTATCTGTTGAATTAA
- a CDS encoding VF530 family DNA-binding protein produces the protein MTEQNTNPLHGVTLEQILNALVEHYEWSGLAERIDIRCFKSDPSIKSSLTFLRKTPWAREKVERLYVKLMRTKRPV, from the coding sequence ATGACCGAACAGAACACCAACCCCCTGCACGGCGTGACGCTGGAGCAAATCCTCAACGCCCTGGTTGAGCACTACGAATGGTCAGGGCTGGCCGAGCGTATCGATATCCGCTGCTTCAAGAGCGACCCGAGCATCAAGTCGAGCCTGACATTCCTGCGCAAAACCCCATGGGCGCGCGAGAAGGTCGAACGCCTGTACGTGAAGCTGATGCGCACCAAGCGCCCGGTCTGA
- a CDS encoding CS1-pili formation C-terminal domain-containing protein translates to MFPMTPIATALALCFCATALAAPADNGHTPRSLLAQAKGLPSEFEEHFFDVPLAVRVELDQQFLGEAMVVLTRDDRITLVDFNDVSDSTIKPSERDIWANHLKQGVALGACQANCPEQLLAVHYSLENSLVSILTENAERDDQVQQYYNLPEGGSTGLIVRNQLNLNGGQNQDLGGRYGLEASSSLGNWTQAVNLQLSRLGGMDNQTYHAVHELFTQRELQGNFVRLGYFTPNSEGLTRQPRTFGASPDTALGVMYGSSDSLAINNPKPAVYPIYVTANRQGSVEIYRDGLLINTQAVPAGLQTLDTRPLPGGIYEVEVRLIEDGQITSSTLELVYKPNNWRNHDERWRYNLFAGRESKLLSNWEEQADGDMTAGAAFNFLLHPRVILGLSGRQVRDSLQYGTSVDWAIVNNASLFANVYKTEDYGTGLDVQGLYSYGSGSLVASHNRSWLDTTRLYDTLPDGTRVRQRNVFIGQTSNSSLSVNHRLTSKSSVNARVSHSEGNTNGTGVDLGWTQRSQLFGSDANWRLSLFDRPGSVSSGDDRNRGIDLSVNIALGGPGEQISGSIGTRTAREGGRDNNASLTYRKDLQDHLLQNVSATVISDTYGIGLNAMGSMQSDLVNGDGFIQRSSFNNDLTGGLNLDSTVAVGGQKMVMTSQYHRNGAGMIIDVESDIDGIALRADDLSGGSALLKPGRNFVPITAYKSSSVSFDFEGTDVPAATIQPARSSYHLNKGGVGYRQIRVMQTLTVLGRLIDPQGNPLKGHHIINHASRGVSEVDGFFSMEMNAGSPTLEVRHGNQLLCQFRLDPSQGRTENNVLMIGDLRCSPDTLADVGDAVQSAG, encoded by the coding sequence ATGTTCCCGATGACTCCCATCGCGACGGCGCTTGCCCTATGTTTTTGTGCAACCGCCCTGGCCGCGCCAGCGGACAACGGCCACACACCTCGAAGTTTGCTGGCGCAAGCCAAGGGTTTACCGAGCGAGTTCGAAGAGCACTTCTTTGATGTGCCGCTGGCGGTGCGCGTGGAACTTGATCAACAGTTTCTCGGTGAGGCGATGGTCGTGTTGACCCGCGACGATCGAATCACCTTAGTTGACTTCAATGATGTCAGCGACAGCACCATCAAGCCCAGCGAACGCGACATCTGGGCCAACCATCTGAAACAAGGCGTGGCGCTGGGCGCCTGCCAGGCCAACTGCCCCGAACAACTGTTGGCCGTGCACTACAGCCTCGAAAACTCGCTGGTGTCGATTCTCACGGAGAACGCCGAGCGGGACGATCAGGTGCAGCAGTATTACAACCTGCCCGAAGGCGGCAGCACTGGCTTGATCGTGCGCAACCAGTTGAACCTCAATGGTGGCCAGAATCAGGACCTCGGTGGCCGTTACGGTCTGGAAGCCAGTAGCAGCCTGGGCAACTGGACCCAAGCGGTCAATTTGCAACTGTCGCGCCTCGGCGGTATGGACAATCAGACCTATCACGCCGTGCATGAGCTTTTTACCCAGCGTGAATTGCAGGGCAACTTTGTGCGCCTGGGCTATTTCACGCCCAACTCTGAAGGCCTGACCCGTCAGCCGCGTACGTTTGGCGCCAGCCCTGATACCGCGCTGGGCGTCATGTATGGCAGCTCCGACAGCCTGGCCATCAACAATCCGAAACCGGCGGTTTATCCGATCTACGTCACAGCCAATCGACAGGGTTCTGTGGAGATATATCGCGACGGATTGCTGATTAACACTCAGGCAGTCCCGGCAGGGTTGCAGACCCTCGATACGCGTCCGCTGCCCGGCGGTATTTACGAAGTGGAAGTGCGCCTGATCGAAGACGGCCAGATCACCTCCAGCACCCTGGAGCTGGTCTACAAACCGAACAATTGGCGCAATCATGACGAGCGCTGGCGCTACAACCTGTTCGCCGGCCGCGAATCCAAATTGCTCAGCAACTGGGAAGAGCAGGCTGACGGCGATATGACCGCCGGCGCGGCGTTCAACTTTCTTTTGCACCCGCGTGTGATCCTCGGCCTGTCGGGGCGGCAGGTGCGCGATTCCCTGCAATATGGCACCTCGGTTGACTGGGCGATCGTCAACAATGCCAGCCTCTTCGCCAACGTCTACAAAACCGAAGACTATGGCACCGGCCTCGATGTGCAGGGACTGTACTCCTATGGCAGCGGCAGCCTCGTCGCCAGCCATAACCGCAGCTGGCTCGACACCACTCGGCTCTACGACACTTTGCCCGACGGCACGCGGGTGCGGCAGCGCAACGTATTCATCGGGCAAACCAGTAACTCGTCGTTATCGGTAAACCATCGGCTTACCAGCAAAAGTTCGGTCAATGCCCGGGTGTCCCACAGTGAAGGCAACACCAATGGGACGGGCGTGGATCTGGGCTGGACCCAACGTTCTCAGCTGTTTGGCAGTGATGCCAATTGGCGCCTGTCGCTGTTTGATCGTCCGGGCAGCGTGAGCTCGGGAGACGACCGTAATCGAGGCATCGACTTGAGTGTGAACATTGCGTTGGGCGGCCCCGGTGAGCAGATCTCCGGCAGCATCGGCACGCGCACCGCCCGTGAAGGTGGCCGTGATAACAATGCCTCGCTCACCTACCGCAAAGACTTGCAGGATCATCTGCTGCAAAACGTCTCGGCCACGGTCATCAGCGACACCTACGGCATCGGTTTGAACGCGATGGGGTCGATGCAATCGGACCTGGTCAACGGTGACGGCTTTATCCAGCGCTCGTCGTTCAACAACGACCTCACCGGCGGTTTGAACCTGGACAGTACGGTGGCCGTCGGCGGGCAAAAAATGGTCATGACCAGCCAATACCACCGCAACGGTGCGGGCATGATCATCGATGTCGAATCGGACATCGACGGTATCGCCTTGCGCGCCGACGATTTGAGCGGTGGCAGTGCGTTGCTCAAACCCGGGCGCAATTTTGTGCCGATCACGGCTTACAAAAGCAGCTCGGTCAGTTTCGATTTCGAGGGCACCGACGTCCCCGCCGCGACCATTCAACCGGCCCGTTCCAGCTATCACCTGAACAAGGGCGGCGTGGGTTATCGGCAGATTCGCGTGATGCAAACCCTCACCGTACTCGGTCGCCTGATCGACCCCCAGGGCAATCCGCTCAAGGGTCACCACATCATCAACCACGCCAGTCGCGGGGTGAGTGAGGTGGACGGGTT
- a CDS encoding siderophore-interacting protein has protein sequence MTEVIVQSIHRVMHEIKRRRLQVLRVVDLTPRMRRITLGGPELAGFVSLGTDDHVKLLFPQNAAEQAALETPVLGAGKDNGPLPAMRDYTPRRYDLDTQELDIDFVLHGDGPASTWAEQAKPGQFLHIGGPRGSMIVPDMFDSYLLIGDETALPAIARRLEGLAANRRALVIVEVENGAEQQRLVSAAQVDVIWVLREGGKNNLLTTVQQIKVPAGNLYAWVATESKVSRQIRRVLLDEHGLNEQFVKAVGYWRLEDSDEE, from the coding sequence ATGACTGAAGTGATCGTGCAATCCATTCACCGTGTCATGCATGAAATCAAACGCCGTCGCCTGCAAGTGTTGCGGGTGGTTGACCTGACGCCGCGCATGCGCCGGATTACGCTGGGCGGACCGGAGCTGGCCGGCTTCGTCAGCCTCGGCACGGACGACCACGTCAAACTGCTGTTCCCGCAAAACGCGGCGGAACAAGCGGCGCTGGAAACCCCGGTGCTCGGCGCTGGCAAAGACAACGGCCCCCTGCCGGCGATGCGCGATTACACGCCGCGTCGTTACGATCTGGACACGCAGGAACTGGACATCGACTTTGTGTTGCACGGTGACGGCCCGGCCTCGACCTGGGCCGAGCAGGCCAAACCCGGCCAGTTTCTGCACATCGGCGGGCCACGGGGCTCGATGATCGTGCCGGACATGTTCGACAGCTACTTGTTGATCGGCGATGAAACCGCCCTGCCCGCCATCGCCCGCCGCCTCGAAGGCCTGGCCGCCAATCGACGTGCATTGGTGATCGTGGAAGTGGAAAACGGCGCCGAACAACAACGCCTGGTAAGCGCCGCGCAGGTCGACGTGATCTGGGTGCTGCGGGAAGGTGGCAAAAACAACCTGCTGACCACCGTGCAACAGATCAAAGTGCCTGCTGGCAATCTGTATGCGTGGGTGGCGACCGAGTCCAAAGTATCGCGGCAGATCCGCCGGGTGTTGCTCGATGAGCATGGCCTGAACGAGCAGTTTGTGAAGGCTGTCGGCTACTGGCGGCTGGAGGACAGCGACGAGGAATAA
- a CDS encoding benzoate/H(+) symporter BenE family transporter, protein MDTLRKDLSLSAVIAGFIAVIISYAGPLIIVFQAAREAHLPNDQVSSWIWAISIGSGITGLLLSWRLRIPVITAWSTPGAALLVSMLPTVSLPEAIGAYVVASVIIAVVGLSGAFDKLMSRLPKAIAAAMLAGILFRFGAELFTSIKLQPSMVLSMIAAYLIFKRFSPRYAILSVLIVGCAVAASFGALNTGSITIDLAHPIFIAPQWSWHAIINIGLPLALVTLTGQYVPGMAVLRTSGYNTPARSIISVTAIGSILMAPFGSHGLNLAAITAAICTGREAHEDRDKRYIAGIACGVFYILMGIFGATLASVFSALPKELIASLAGLALFGAISAGLTGAMADEKQREAALITFLVTASGMSFLGLAAAFWGLIFGLVAHFVLTYTRESKASAVVEGSRP, encoded by the coding sequence ATGGACACACTCAGAAAGGATCTATCCCTGTCAGCGGTCATTGCAGGCTTCATCGCCGTGATCATTTCCTATGCCGGCCCGCTGATCATCGTGTTTCAGGCGGCCCGGGAAGCGCACCTGCCCAACGATCAAGTGTCGTCCTGGATCTGGGCCATATCCATCGGCAGCGGCATTACCGGTCTGTTATTGAGCTGGCGCTTGCGGATTCCGGTGATTACGGCATGGTCGACACCCGGTGCGGCGTTGCTGGTGTCGATGCTGCCCACGGTCTCCCTGCCCGAGGCCATCGGCGCCTATGTGGTGGCTTCGGTGATTATCGCGGTGGTCGGCCTGTCCGGTGCGTTCGACAAACTGATGAGTCGCCTGCCAAAAGCCATCGCCGCCGCCATGCTCGCCGGCATCCTGTTTCGTTTCGGCGCCGAACTCTTCACCTCGATCAAGCTGCAGCCGAGCATGGTGCTGTCAATGATCGCGGCGTACCTGATCTTCAAGCGCTTTTCACCGCGCTACGCCATCCTGTCGGTATTGATTGTCGGCTGCGCCGTGGCCGCCTCGTTCGGTGCACTCAACACCGGTTCGATCACCATTGATCTCGCCCACCCGATCTTCATCGCCCCGCAGTGGAGCTGGCACGCGATCATCAATATTGGCCTGCCGCTGGCCCTCGTCACCCTGACCGGGCAGTACGTACCGGGCATGGCAGTGTTGCGCACCTCGGGCTACAACACCCCGGCGCGCTCGATCATTTCGGTCACGGCCATCGGCTCGATTTTGATGGCGCCATTCGGCTCCCACGGCTTAAACCTGGCGGCCATCACCGCCGCTATCTGCACCGGCCGCGAAGCCCATGAAGATCGCGACAAGCGCTACATCGCCGGGATCGCCTGCGGGGTGTTCTACATTCTGATGGGCATCTTCGGCGCGACCCTCGCTTCGGTGTTTTCTGCCTTGCCCAAAGAGCTGATCGCCTCCCTCGCCGGCCTGGCCCTGTTCGGGGCGATCAGCGCCGGGCTGACCGGCGCCATGGCTGACGAGAAACAACGGGAAGCGGCGCTGATCACCTTCCTGGTCACCGCCTCGGGCATGAGCTTCCTGGGGCTGGCCGCTGCATTCTGGGGGCTGATCTTCGGGCTCGTGGCACATTTCGTACTGACCTACACCCGGGAAAGCAAAGCCAGCGCCGTCGTCGAGGGCAGCCGACCATGA